A single Sulfurimonas aquatica DNA region contains:
- a CDS encoding toxin-antitoxin system YwqK family antitoxin: protein MNIYLKSLLTISMLSIPASAELYKTYFEHGELKAETNYLDGTNSDIQEGIKHGLEKVYYEMGQMAYSVMYVKGKREGKLTWFDKQGNKLSDTYYKNGKIHGVEQSYFLNGLIKHSVEYIDDNKEGLQKEFFENGQLALVVKYEKNKKTGLQKEYTVDGKLYSEVNYKNNYKEGTQKWFDSNGKVIKTTLYKNDRPVDIMKKVQSKKDEPNVLIKSIDFSPQKVE, encoded by the coding sequence ATGAACATCTATCTAAAATCTCTTTTAACTATATCCATGCTTAGTATACCGGCATCAGCAGAACTCTATAAAACATATTTTGAACATGGCGAGTTAAAGGCTGAAACAAATTATCTTGATGGAACTAACAGTGATATTCAAGAGGGCATAAAACATGGTCTTGAAAAAGTCTACTATGAAATGGGTCAGATGGCTTATAGTGTAATGTATGTAAAGGGAAAAAGAGAAGGAAAACTAACTTGGTTTGATAAGCAAGGCAATAAGCTCTCTGATACTTACTATAAAAATGGGAAAATCCATGGAGTCGAGCAGTCATACTTTTTAAATGGATTAATAAAGCATAGTGTTGAGTATATAGATGATAATAAAGAGGGCTTACAAAAAGAGTTTTTTGAAAATGGACAACTAGCACTTGTTGTAAAGTATGAGAAGAATAAAAAAACTGGACTTCAAAAAGAGTACACAGTTGATGGTAAGCTCTATAGTGAAGTAAATTATAAAAACAACTATAAAGAGGGAACACAAAAGTGGTTTGATTCTAATGGAAAAGTTATAAAAACAACACTTTACAAAAATGATAGACCTGTAGATATTATGAAAAAAGTTCAATCAAAAAAAGATGAGCCAAATGTGTTAATTAAGAGCATAGATTTTTCCCCTCAGAAGGTAGAATAA